A single Rattus norvegicus strain BN/NHsdMcwi chromosome 5, GRCr8, whole genome shotgun sequence DNA region contains:
- the Cdc26 gene encoding anaphase-promoting complex subunit CDC26, with protein sequence MLRRKPTRLELKLDDIEEFENIRKDLEARKKQKEDVEGVGTSDGEGAAGLSSDPKSREQMINDRIGYKPQLKTNNRTSQFGNFEF encoded by the exons ATGCTGCGACGAAAGCCAACTCGCCTGGAGCTCAAGCTCGATGACATTGAGGAGTTCGAGAACATTCGAAAGGACCTGGAG GCCCgtaagaaacagaaggaagatgtGGAAGGTGTAGGAACTAGCGATGGAGAAGGAGCTGCTGGGCTCAGCAGTGACCCCAAGAGCCGGGAACAAATGATTAATGATCGAATTGGTTATAAACCCCAACTTAAGACCAACAACCGCACATCTCAGTTTGGAAATTTTGAATTTTAG